The genomic segment ataaagacgaAGGATTTGGATAGCTTGCGTGCCGTTAAAAGACTTGAGGATATGCGTTTCCGATGATATCACCATCATTTAGAAAGAAATCTTACATAAAGTCGACCAAAGAAAAATCATGATGACTGTCAATCACGAGAAATAACACCAGCGAGTTCGAGAAAAATGCCATTCTGTGCACGTGCCTCTTCGTACCCAAGAGGAAAGACGAGTAAGGAAGCGTGATATGGTAACCGTTTTTTTAGGAAAGGGAACGTATAAAAATGGTATTTTACCTTCCCTCGTCACCAGTCCTCTGCTAGCAACATGAAGGCGATCATCCTAGCTCTGGTTCTCATTGGCGCCGCCTACATCAGGTTTGTTATAGCTATATTGAGCGTGTTTcgttggggagaagagagggacaaagTGAGAGGGGTCTTTGGAGATGTAAAAGGGCTTATGCTGCATTGCTGTGTGCACGTTAACCCCTTCTTTGGATGTCAGTCAAAAAGGACTGACGAGAGTGAAACATAGATTATATTTTTCTGGTACGACCTATAACATCAAGTGGTAATTCCATTTAagattatatttgatatatttgatcaAGCTTAGGAGAGTAGATGTgacattctctatttttttttatcgagtatCAAATTTGAATCTACAGTGCGATTGTGTTCGAAGCGCATTACAAATAACAGGTTATTTCTAAGCACACACATCTCTCCCCTAGCGCCCAGGGTGAGCCATGGTGCCGCTGCGCCATGTTCGTGTCTTCCTCGCACGCGGAGTGGATGGTCTACGAGCTCCCCGAAGTCCCCATCACGGACTGCGAGAGCCACAACCAGTGCAAGAACCGCTGCACCAACGAGGTTCGAGGAGCACGTATTCCGTTGTTTTACATTTCCTTGAGTGGGACGAGGAGGTTCCTGCTTGGAAGCCCAGCAAGGAATTCTAGGAAACTCTCTTAATTATTAACGGAGCCTCGTTTTAACCCCAAGCAGGATAAATCCCTCAACAGTGGTCCCTAATGCACTGGCTCTCCTGCCTCCATTCAAGGAATTTAAAAGTGTGGTTGCACTTTGATCAGTGTATGTTGGTGTTGCCAATGCTTCTGAGCAGTGATCCTGGGATGCTGTCTTGCATGAGAGGATGATGGATTGCAAGGCAAGCTGCATTAGGCAAATTCGAGTTGCATGCATTTCTCAGAATTACCAGAAATGTATTACAGATTGTtttgtccctccctctttatgcgtgtgtgtgtgtgtgaatggatctatgtatgcatgtgcaaatAAAAGTGGAGAAGCTACCGAAGGATATATGTTTTGAATCTTCTTCAGAACCCTTTACTGATCCCAAAACTTCTTCTCGCTTGCAGTTTAACGAGATGACGAACGAGATGGACTTGTGGTCAACCGTCGGCAACGCCACAGTCGGCCAGTACATCTGCGAAGACCTATATTCgcacttcatcttcttcatccacAACTCTTACGTAAGAAAAACGATTTTTATCTTTTAGTCTTGTAAATCTATCATAGTCATGAATATCACCGATTCGGCAATGATATACAAGCATGTTTTCCAAGGATTGCATCAAGGATTTCTCGCAATTCCTCGCAGGTTCACGCCTACTACGAGATGTGCGGCGGACCCTGGGAGTACACGGGCCTGGACTCCCAACAGATGCTCTGCTGCGACAGGGGCGAACACAAGCACTGCATCTCGTAACAGTTATTGCAGTAAATTGCGGTTTCCTTCAGTGTCGGTTTCTACTGACGGTGTTCTTAAGAAACATGAATATAGTTGCATAGTTAAGAATATTTTACTAAATCCTGATTTACAAATAAAGGAATCaacaaataaaggaattattcaaatacatattctttatacatacacaaacatataagcataaatacatacacacagtcatacaaacatatgtctatgcatctatctatctatctatctatctatctatctatctatttatatatatatatgtatatatatatataatgtatatatatatattatatatatatatatatatatatatatatatatatatatatatacatatatatatgtatgtatgtatgtatgtatgtatgaatatatatatatatatatatatatatatatatatatatatatacatatttgaatatatatatatatatatatatatatatatatatatatatgtatgtatgtatgtgtgtgtgtgtgtgtgtgtgtgtgtgtgtgtgtatgtatatatatatgtataaatacatatatataaatatgcatatatatatatatatatatatatatatatatatatatatatacacacacacacacacacacacacacacacacacacacacacacacacacacacacacacacacacacacacacacacacacacacacacacatatatatatatacatatatatatatatatatatatatatatatacatatatacatacatacatatatgcatatatatatatatatatatatatatatatatacatacatatatatatatatatatatatatatatatatatatatacacataaatatatatacatatatacatacatatatgcatatatatatatatatatatatatatatatatatatatatatatatatatatatatatatgcatacatatatatgtaaataaataaataaataaataaatagataaatatatatatatatgtatatatatatatatatatatatatatatatatatatacatatatatgtatagatatttatatttatatatatataaatatatataaatatacatatatatatatttaaatacatatatatatatatatatatatatatatatatatatatatatatatatatatatatgtgtatatatatatatatatatatatatatatatatatatatatatatatatatatatatatatatatgcatacatataagtatatatataaataaatgaataaataaataaatgtatatatatatatatatatatatatatatatatatatatatatatatatatatatatatatatatatacatatatatatatatatatatatatatatatatatatatatatatatatatatatatatatatatatatatatatatatatatatatatatacatatatatatatatacatatatatatatatatatatatatatatatatatatatatatatgtatatatatatatatatatatatatatatatatatatatatatatatatacatatatatatatatatatgaatataattatatatatatatatatatatatatatatatatatatatatatatatatatatatatatacacatattacataatTTCCCTACAAATTCTACATTTTATAGTgctatcagtattacttttatcttgCGTGCGAGTGAACGTCAGAGACCGACTTGATCCTTGAAGAAAGTTACCAGGTGTTCATTGCACTTTTCGGCGGTTCACGTGTGTTCTCCGATAAAGAAGATAGCGTTCTCTTGAGTTATTAACTTACTGTCATCCGTAATGTAGTTACGGctgaccatacatacatacatacatatatatatatatatatatatatatatatatatatatatatatatatatgtgtgtgtgtgtgtatgtgtgtgtgtgtgtgtgtgtgtgtgtatctatatacatatatacacgtgtgtgtgcgtgtgtctctgtgtgcacacgcatatttgcatatatatatatatatatatatatatatatatatatatatatatatatattttttttttatacacacacacacacacacacacacacacacacacacacacacacacacacacacacacacacacacacatatatatatatatatatatatatatatatatatatatatatatatatacatcacacacacatatgtataaatttgtgtatgtgtgtttgtgtgtgatatataaacatatagatatgtataaataaacaaataaataaataaataaataaataaatatgtatatatatatatatatatatacatatagacatatagacatacatacatacatacatatatatatatttcacacacacacacacacacacacacacacacacacacacacacacacacacacacacacacacacacacacagacacacacacacacacacgcatatatatatgtatatatacatatatatatatatatatatatatatatatatatatatacatcacacacacatatgtatatatttgtgtatgtgtgtttgtgtgtgatatataaacatacatagatatgtataaataaacaaataaataaataaataaataaataaatatgtatatatacatacatatatatatatacatatagacatacatacatacatatatatatatatatatatatatatatatatatatatatatatatatagacatatacatatatatatatatatatacatatacatatatatatatatacatatatatatatatatatatatatatatatatatatgtatttatatatatatatatatatatatatatatatatatatatgtatatatatatatatatatatatatatatatatatatatatatatatatatatatgtgtgtgtgtgtatatatatatatatatgtatatatatatatatatatatatatatatatatatatatatatatatatatatatatatacatatgtgtgtgtgtgtgtatgtatatatgtacatatttacaaatacacacacatgtgctatTCGAGAACAGTCTCGTTGTTGCCAACAGccgattttatttgttttgatttttttatttatttttttttattgaaatattcACAAGCCATGACGAACAGCATTGAGAACCTGTGGTTAGGGATCTACACATGGACACCAAAAATGTTACCTGGTGACGTATATAAGGCCTTAGGTAACAGTACTGGTGGGTTATCGCATGGAAAACATCACGCAGGCAGATTGTACTGGTAAATGATATCACAGTACCTGGGAATGTTAGCCAGCTGGTGTTTTAATGCGGcattcagagagggagagaggcagggagaaagagtagagaagagtacagaagagagagggagagagagagagagagagagagagagggacagagggacagagggacagagggacagagggacagagagtgagagagagagagagagagagagagagagagagagagagagagagagagagagagagagagagagagagagagagagagagagagagagagagagagagagggcagagggagggagagagagagagagagaggaaggggcggagagaggacggaggggaggagaggacagggagggggggagagagagagagagagagagagagagagagagagagagagggacagagagagggacagagagggagagagcgggcgagagagagagagagggagagagagagagagagagagagagagagagagagagagagagagagagagagagagagagagagagagagagagagagagagagagagagagagggacagagagagagagggagggagggagagagagagagacagagtgggaaagagagagagagagacagagggacagagggagagggcgagcgagagagagattagagagagagagagagagagagagagagagagagagagagagagagcagacagagagagagagagagagagagagagagagagacgagagagagagagagagagagagagagagagagagagagagagagagagagagagagagagagagaggcagacagagagagagacagacagacagagagagagagagagagagagagagaggcagagagagagacagagagagtgagagagagagagagagagagagagagagagagagacagagagagtgagagagaaatgttaCCTGGTGACGTATATAAGATATGAGTAACAGTACTGGTGGGTTATCGCATGGAAAACATCACGCAGGCAGATTATTGCCTGGTAAATGATATCGTACCTGGGATGTTAATGAAACTGGTGTTTTAATGCGGCATTCAGAGGAGAGGGgccaggagagaagagaggagagaagagtacacaagagagggagagagagagagagagagagagagagagagggacagagggacagagggacagagggacagagggacagagagtgagagagagagagagagagagagagagagagagggagagagagagagagagagagagagagagagagagagagagagagagagagagagagagggagagagagagggacagggagggagagagggagagagagagagagagagagagagagagagagagagagagaggagagaagagagaccagagagagagagagagagggacagagaggaagagcgagagagagagagagagagagagagagaggggagagagagagagagagagagagagagggaagggacagagggacagagagggagagagcgagagcaggggagagagagagagagggagagagagagagagagagagagagagaggagagaggagagggggacagagagaggagagagcagagagagagaaagagaggagagaaagagagagagggacagagagggagagagcgggcagagagagagagagagagagagagagagagagagagagagagagagagagagagagagagagagagagagcagacagacagagagagagagggagggaggagagagagagagagagagaggagaggggagagagagaggcaaacacagagagagaggcagacagacagagagagagagagagagagagagagagagagagagagagagagagagagagagagagagagagagagagagagagagagagaaaaaaagaaagaaaaaaaaacaggttctATACAAATAatgcggagagaggagagagcgagcgagagagagagagagagagagagagagagagagagagagagagagagagagagagagagagagagagagagagagagagagagagagagagagagagagagagagaaaggagagagagagagagggagagagagagagagagagagagagagagagagagagagagagagagagagagagagagagagagagagagagagagagagagagagagagagagagagagagagagaaagagagagaaagagagagagagagagagagagggacagagagggaagagacgagagagagagagagagagagagagagcgagagagagagagagagagagagagagagagagagagagagagagagagagagagagagagagagagagagagagagagagagagagagagagagagagagagagagggagagaaagaagctagaagaaggaaagagagagagagagagggagagggacagagagagggacagagagggacagagaggagagagcgagagcagagagagagagagagagagagagagagagagagagagagagagagagagagagagagagagagagagagagagagagagagagagagagagagagagagagagggagagagagagagagagagaaagagaaagagagagagagagagagaggggacaagagaggagagagcgagagagatgagagagagagagagagagagagagagggacagagagggacagagagggagaagagagcgaggagagagagagagagagagagagagagagagagagagagagagagagagagagagagagagagaagagagagagagagagagagatagagcgacagagagagagggagagagagagaagagagagagagagaaagagagagagaaagagagagagagagagggacagagagggagagagagcaggcgagaggagagagagagagagagagagagagagagagagagagagagagagagagagagagagagagagagagagagagagagagagagagagggagaggagagagagagggagagagagagagggagagagaaagagagagaaagagagagagagagagagaagggacagagaggagagagcgaaggcgagagagagagagagagagagagggagagagagaggagagagagagagagaagagagagagagagaggagagagagagagagagagagagagagagagagagagagagagagagagagagagagagagagagagagggacacagagagggacagagagggacagagagggaaggcgaggcgagagagagagaagagagaggagagagagagagagaaagagagagagagtgagagagagagagagagagagagagagagagagagagagagggacagagagagggagagagagagagagagagagaaagagagaaaaagagagagagaagagggacagagagggagagcgagagcgaagagagagagagagagagagagagagagagagggagagagagagagagagagagagagagagagagagagagagagagagagagagagagggagagagagagggagagagagaaagagagagagagagggacagagagggagagagcgaggcgagagagagagagagagagagagagagagagagagagagagagagagagagagagagagagagagagagagagagagagagagagggagagagagagagagagagagagagagagagagagagagagagagagagagagagagagagagagagagaggagagagagagagagaaagagaaaagagagagagagagagaggggacagagggggagaaggcgagagagagagagagagagagagagagagagagagagagagagagagagagagagagagagagagagagagagagagagagagagagagagagagagagagagagaaagcgggttCTATACAAATAATGCAGAGAGGAAGCGGATGAGAacgaggattagagagagagagagagagagagagagagagagagagagagagagagagagagagagagagagagaaaggagagagagagagagggagaagagagagagagagagagagagagagagagagagagagagagagagagagagagagagagagagagagagagagagagagagagagagagagagagagagggagagagagagagaaagagagaagaaagagagagagagagagagagagggacagagagggagagagcgagagagagagagagagagagagagagcgagagagagagagagagagagagagagagagagagagagagagagagagagagagagagagagagagagagagagagagagagagagagagagagagagagagagagaggagagagatgaggagagacgaagagagaagagagagagagaagggacagagggacagagagggagagagcgagagcagagagaggaggagagagagagagagagagagagagagagagagagagagagagagagagagagagagagagagagagagagagagagggaggggaggagagagagagaagagaggagagagagagagagagagagagagagagagagagagagagagagagagagagagagaaaggggcagaggagagagcgagagcgagagagaaaaagaaggagagagacagagagagcgagcgagcgagagagagagagagagagagagagagagagagagagagagagagagagagagagagagagagagagagagagagagagaaagagagagaaaaagagagagagagagagggacagagagggagagaggcgagcgagaaagaaagatgagagagagagagagagagagagagagagagagagagagagagtgagagagagagagagagagagagagagagagagagagagagagagagagagagagagagagagagagagagagagagagagagagagagagagaaagagaagagagagagagagagagagagagagacagagaaagagaaagagagagagagagagagagagggacagagagggagagagcgagagagagagagagagagagagagagagagagagagagagagagagagagagagagagagagagagagagagagagagagagaaacaggttcTATACAAATAATGCAGAGTACACCGTAAAGACATtacatctgtctacctatcaattcatcaatttatttaccAATTTATACAATGGAACTGACTGGATGCTCTGCCTAACTTCTGTGCGTCAGGAAGTCAACCAAAATCTCTATCGCTCTGGGTAAAAGTGTgcatggtatgtacatacacgcacatatgaatGAGAAAGATCGTGAGAAATAGATAGGCTGTTTTGGTCTAtctaaaagatagatatatagatagataagtagagagctagctagagatatatagatagataagtagagagctagctagatagatagacgtagagatagaaagatggagagacatggatggatagatggatagataaagagagatatataggtaggtatatagagacagataaatatatatatatatatatatatatatatatatatatatatatatatatatatatatatatatagagacagatagatagatagagagagagagagagaggtaaatagatgaataaaaagaattattCCAGTCTGCAAGTctatcttcatccttcttttaATTCTCTTAAATTCGAATCTATTTTTACATAAATTCAAAGAAATCATCCAATTCTTACTATGCTTTTGCTGCACTGTATATATCCTTTGAATATTACATTCCCTTGCCCATTCCTAAACGTCCTTATATCTAGTATATGaacatttgttatttttctatgtttatatttgtgaagCCTTGtaggacagagggacagagaggagagagcgagagagagagagagagagagagagagagagagagagagagagagagagagagagagagagagagagagagagagaagagagagggacagagagaggagagagagagagagagaaagagagagaaggagagagagagggacagagagggagagagcaaagagtgagagagagagagagagagagagagagagagagagagagagagagagagggagagagagagggagagagagaggaggagagagagagagagagagagagagaggttggagggagagagcgagagcgagagagagagagagagaggagagagagagagagaggagagagagagagagggagagagagagagagagagagagagagagagagagagagagagagcgacagagagggacagagagggacagagagggaagagcaggcgagagagagagagagagagagagagagagagagagagagagagagagagagagagagagagagagagggacagagagaggagagagagagagagagagagaaaagagagagaaagagagagagagagggacaggagggagagagcgacgaaagaggagagagagagagagagagagagagagagagagagagagagagagagagagagagagagagagagagagagagaggagagggagagaagagagagggagagagaaagagagagaaagagagagaggagagagggacagaaggaggagagagcgagaggcagagagagagagagagagagagagagagagagagagagagagagagagagagggagagagagagagagggagagagagagagagagagagagagagagagagagagagagagaaagagaagagagagatggacagagagggagagagagagagagagagagatagagtgacagagagagagagaaagagagagagagagagagagagagagagagagatggagagagagagagagaaacaggttcTACAAATAATGCAGGGagaaggcagagcgagagagagagagagagagagagagagagataaatagagagagagagagataaatagagacagagacagagaaagagagagaaagggaagggagagagacagtgagagagagagagagagagagagagagagagagagagagagagagagagagagagagagagagagagagaaagagagaagagagagagagagagagaggacagagaggagagagcagagagagagagagagagagcgagagagagagagagagagagagagagagagagagagagagaggagagagagagagagggagagagagagagggagagagagagagaggaagagagagggacagagagggacagagaggaagagcgagagcgagagagagagagagagagagaagagtagagagagagagagagagagagagagagagagagagagagagagagagagagagagagagagggagagagagagagagggagagagagagagagaaagagagaaagagagagagagagagagggacagagagaggagagagcgagagcgaggagagagagagagagagagagagagagagagagagagagagagagagagggaaaggagagagagaaagagagagaaagaaagagagagagagaaggggagagagggacagagagagagagagagcgagcgagagagagagagagagagagaagagagagagtgcagagagagagagagagagagagagagagagtgagagagagagagagagagagagagagagagagagagagagagagagggagagagagagaaagagagaaagaaagagagagagagggagaaagagaaggagagagagaaaagagagagagagagagagagggacagagaggagagaagcgagagagggagagagggagagagagagagagagagagagagagagagagagagagagagagagagagagagagagaggttttataCAAATAATGCAGAGTACACCGTAAAGACATtacatctgtctacctatcaattcatcaatctatctaccagTTTATACAATGAAACTGACTGGCTGCTCTGCCTAACTTCCGTGCGTCAGGAAGTCAACCAAAATCTCTATCGCTCTGGGGGGTAAACG from the Penaeus vannamei isolate JL-2024 chromosome 1, ASM4276789v1, whole genome shotgun sequence genome contains:
- the LOC113819430 gene encoding uncharacterized protein, translating into MKAIILALVLIGAAYISAQGEPWCRCAMFVSSSHAEWMVYELPEVPITDCESHNQCKNRCTNEFNEMTNEMDLWSTVGNATVGQYICEDLYSHFIFFIHNSYVHAYYEMCGGPWEYTGLDSQQMLCCDRGEHKHCIS